Proteins from a single region of Sinorhizobium alkalisoli:
- the purQ gene encoding phosphoribosylformylglycinamidine synthase subunit PurQ — translation MKSAVVQLPGLNRDRDMIAALAKISGKAPVTVWQTETEIPDVDLIVIPGGFSYGDYLRCGAIAARMPVMQAIKAKAKQGVRVLGVCNGFQILVESGLLPGALMRNASLKFVCREVKLEVVNADTSFTRAYSRGQVIRCPVAHHDGNYFADAETLKAIEGNGQVVFRYAYGTNPNGSINDIAGIINATGNVLGMMPHPENLIEAAHGGADGRALFASALDVIAA, via the coding sequence ATGAAATCCGCCGTCGTTCAGCTTCCTGGCCTCAACCGCGATCGCGACATGATTGCGGCGCTCGCGAAGATTTCCGGCAAGGCGCCGGTCACCGTCTGGCAGACCGAAACCGAAATTCCAGATGTCGACCTCATCGTCATCCCGGGCGGCTTCTCCTATGGAGATTACCTGCGCTGCGGCGCGATCGCCGCGCGCATGCCGGTGATGCAGGCGATCAAGGCCAAGGCGAAACAGGGTGTTCGCGTGCTCGGCGTCTGCAACGGCTTTCAGATCCTGGTCGAATCCGGTCTTCTGCCCGGCGCGCTGATGCGCAATGCTTCGCTGAAGTTCGTCTGCCGCGAGGTGAAGCTGGAAGTCGTCAATGCCGACACGTCATTCACGCGCGCCTATTCGAGGGGCCAGGTGATCCGCTGCCCCGTTGCCCACCATGACGGGAACTACTTTGCCGATGCGGAAACGCTGAAGGCGATCGAAGGCAATGGACAGGTCGTGTTCCGCTATGCCTACGGCACCAACCCGAACGGCTCGATCAACGACATTGCCGGTATCATCAACGCCACGGGCAATGTTCTCGGCATGATGCCGCATCCGGAAAACCTGATCGAAGCGGCCCATGGCGGTGCGGACGGACGCGCACTCTTCGCCTCGGCGCTCGACGTAATCGCAGCCTGA
- the purS gene encoding phosphoribosylformylglycinamidine synthase subunit PurS gives MIKARVTVTLKNGVLDPQGKAIEGALGALGFDDIGHVRQGKVFDLELETADKAKAEADIKAMCEKLLANTVIENYSISLA, from the coding sequence GTGATCAAGGCACGCGTAACCGTGACGCTGAAGAACGGCGTACTCGACCCTCAGGGCAAGGCGATCGAAGGCGCACTCGGCGCACTTGGCTTCGACGACATCGGCCATGTACGCCAGGGCAAGGTCTTCGACCTTGAGCTCGAGACCGCCGACAAGGCCAAGGCCGAAGCGGATATCAAGGCCATGTGCGAAAAGCTGCTCGCAAACACCGTGATCGAAAACTACAGCATCTCCCTCGCCTGA
- the purC gene encoding phosphoribosylaminoimidazolesuccinocarboxamide synthase — protein MNRRRRIYEGKAKILYEGPEPGTLIQFFKDDATAFNKKKHDVIDGKGVLNNRISEYIFTHLNKIGIPTHFIRRLNMREQLIKEVEIIPLEIVVRNVAAGSLAKRLGIEEGTVLPRSIIEFYYKADALDDPMVSEEHITAFGWASPQELDDIMALAIRINDFLSGLFLGVGIQLVDFKIECGRLYEGDMMRIVLADEISPDSCRLWDIETKEKMDKDRFRRDMGGLVEAYQEVARRLGIINENEPPRGSGPVLVK, from the coding sequence ATGAATCGTCGCCGCCGTATCTATGAAGGTAAGGCCAAGATCCTGTACGAGGGTCCGGAACCGGGCACGTTGATCCAGTTTTTCAAGGACGACGCCACCGCTTTCAACAAGAAGAAGCATGACGTCATCGACGGGAAGGGCGTACTCAACAACCGCATATCCGAGTACATCTTCACGCACCTGAACAAGATCGGCATTCCGACGCACTTCATCCGCCGCCTCAATATGCGCGAGCAACTGATCAAGGAAGTGGAGATCATTCCGCTGGAGATCGTGGTGCGCAACGTCGCCGCCGGCTCGCTAGCCAAACGCCTGGGCATCGAGGAAGGCACCGTCCTGCCCCGCTCCATCATCGAGTTCTATTACAAGGCCGATGCCCTCGACGATCCCATGGTTTCCGAAGAGCACATCACCGCCTTCGGCTGGGCGAGCCCGCAGGAACTCGACGACATCATGGCGCTCGCCATTCGCATCAACGATTTCCTCTCCGGCCTCTTCCTCGGCGTCGGCATCCAGCTCGTGGATTTCAAGATCGAGTGCGGCCGCCTCTATGAAGGCGACATGATGCGCATCGTACTGGCCGACGAAATCTCGCCGGACAGCTGCCGCCTCTGGGATATCGAGACGAAAGAAAAGATGGACAAGGATCGGTTCCGCCGCGACATGGGCGGTCTGGTCGAAGCCTATCAGGAAGTGGCCCGCCGTCTCGGCATCATCAACGAGAACGAGCCGCCGCGCGGCTCCGGTCCGGTGCTCGTCAAGTAA